In Nematostella vectensis chromosome 3, jaNemVect1.1, whole genome shotgun sequence, the genomic window tctacaacatcgacatcgtccaccagtgggtcaccatctacaacatctacatcatctagcagactaacatcttccacaacatcgacattgtccagcagtgtgtcaccatctacaacatcgacatcatctagcagtgggtcaccatctacaacaacgacatcatctagtagtgtgacaccatctacaacatcgacatcgtccagcagtgggtcaccatctacaacatcaacatcgtctagcagtgtgataccatctacaacatcgacatcatctagcagtgtgacatcatctacaacatcgacatcgtccagcagtgggtcaccatccacaacatcgacatcatctagcagtgtgacaccatctacaacatcgacatcctcTAGCTGTCCAACATCTTCCACAACaccgacatcatctagcagtgggtcaccatctacaacatcgacatcatctagtagtgtgacaccatctacaacatcgactagcagtgggtcaccatctacaacatcgacattaTCTAGCAGTCCAACATCTTCCACAACACcgacatcgtccagcagtgtgtcaccatctacaacatcgacatcgtccagcagtgtgacaccatctacaacatcgacattgTCCAGCAGTGGGTCAGCATCTACCACATCGAcctcatctagcagtgtgacaccatctacaacatcgacatcgtctagcagtgtgacaccatctacaacatcaacatcatctagcagtggatcaccatctacaacatcgacatcatctatcagtgggtcaccatctacaacatcgacatcatctagtagtgtgacaccatctacaacatcgacatcgtccagcagtgggtcaccatctacaacatcgacatcatctagcagtccAACATCTTCCACAACATGGACATCGTCCAtcagtgtgtcaccatctacaacatcgacatcatctagcagtgggtcaccatctacaacaacgacatcatctagtagtgtgacaccatctacaacatcgacattgtccagcagtgggtcaccatctacaacatcaacatcgtctagcagtgtgataccatctacaacatcgacatcatctagcagtgtgacatcatctacaacatcggcatcgtccagcagtgggtcaccatctacaacatcgacatcatctagcagtgtgacaccatctacaacatcgacatcctcTAGCAGTCCAACATCttccacaacatcgacatcatctagcaatgggtcaccatctacaacatcggcAACATCTagtagtgtgacaccatctacaacatcgacatcgtctagcagtgcgtcaccatctacaacatcgacatcatctagcagttcAACATCTTCCACAACATCGACGTCATCCAGCAGTGtatcaccatctacaacatcgacatcatctagcagtgggtcaccatctacaacatcgacatcatctagtagtgtgacaccatctacaacatcgacatcgtccagcagtgggtcaccatctacaacatcaacatcatctagcagtgggtcaccatctacaacatcggcatcatctagcagtgtgacaccatctacaacatcaacatcgtctagcagtgtgacaccatctacaacatcgacatcatctagcagtgtgacaccatctacaacatcgacatcgtccagcagtgggtcaccatctacaacatcgacatcatctagcagtgtgacaccatctacaacatcgacatcatcaagtagtgtgacaccatctacaacatcgaccagcagtgggtcaccatctacaacatcgacctcatctagcagtgtgacaccatctacaacatcgacatcgtctagcagtgtgacaccatctacaacatcaacatcatctagcagtggatcaccatctacaacatcgacatcatctagtagtgtgacaccatctacaacatcgacatcgtctagcagtgggtcaccatctacaacatcgacatcatctagcagtccAACATCTTCCACAACATGGACATCGTCCAtcagtgtgtcaccatctacaacatcgacatcatctagcagtgggtcaccatctacaacatcaacatcatctagcagtgtgacaccatctacaacatcgacatcatctagcactgtgacaccatctacaacatcgacatcatctagtagtgggtcaccatctacaacatcgacatcatctagtagtgtgacaccatctacaacatcgacatcgtccaccagtgggtcaccatctacaacatctacatcgtctagcagtgtgataccatctacaacatcgacatcatctagcagtgtgacatcatctacaacatcggcatcgtccagcagtgggtcaccatctacaacatcgacatcatctagcagtgtgacaccatctacaacatcgacatcctcTAGCAGTCCAACATCttccacaacatcgacatcatctagcaatgggtcaccatctacaacatcggcAACATCTagtagtgtgacaccatctacaacatcgacatcgtctagcagtgcgtcaccatctacaacatcgacatcatctagcagttcAACATCTTCCACAACATCGACGTCATCCAGCAGTGtatcaccatctacaacatcgacatcatctagcagtgggtcaccatctacaacatcgacatcatctagtagtgtgacaccatctacaacatcgacatcgtccagcagtgggtcaccatctacaacatcaacatcatctagcagtgggtcacAATCTACAACATCggcatcatctagcagtgtgacaccatctacaacatcaacatcgtctagcagtgtgacaccatctacaacatcgacatcatctagcagtgtgacaccatctacaacatcgacatcgtccagcagtgggtcaccatctacaacatcgacatcatctagcagtgtgacaccatctacaacatcgacatcaccaagtagtgtgacaccatctacaacatcgaccagcagtgggtcaccatctacaacatcgacctcatctagcagtgtgacaccatctacaacatcgacatcgtctagcagtgtgacaccatctacaacatcaacatcatctagcagtggatcaccatctacaacatcgacatcatctatcagtgggtcaccatctacaacatcgacatcatctagtagtgtgacaccatctacaacatcgacatcgtctagcagtgggtcaccatctacaacatcgacatcatctagcagtccAACATCTTCCACAACATGGACATCGTCCAtcagtgtgtcaccatctacaacatcgacatcatctagcagtgggtcaccatctacaacatcaacatcatctagcagtgtgacaccatctacaacatcgacatcatctagcactgtgacaccatctacaacatcgacatcatctagtagtgggtcaccatctacaacatcgacatcatctagtagtgtgacaccatctacaacatcgacatcgtccaccagtgggtcaccatctacaacatctacatcatctagcagtcccacatcttccacaacatcgacattgtccagcagtgtgtcaccatctacaacatcgacatcatctagcagtgtgacaccatctgcaacatcgacatcatctagcagtgtgacaccatctgcaacatcaacatcatctagcagtgtgacaccatctacaacatcgacatcatctagcagtgtgacaccatctacaacatcgacatcgtccaccagtgggtcaccatctacaacatctacatcatctagcagactaacatcttccacaacatcgacattgtccagcagtgtgtcaccatctacaacatcgacatcatctagcagtgggtcacAATCTACAACAACGACATCATCTagtagtgtgacaccatctacaacatcgacatcgtccagcagtgggtcaccatctacaacatcaacatcgtctagcagtgtgataccatctacaacatcgacatcatctagcagtgtgacatcatctacaacatcgacatcgtccagcagtgggtcaccatctacaacatcgacatcatctagcagtgtgacaccatctacaacatcgacatcctcTAGCAGTCCAACATCTTCCACAACaccgacatcatctagcagtgggtcaccatctacaacatcgacatcatctagtagtgtgacaccatctacaacatcgactagcagtgggtcaccatctacaacatcgacattaTCTAGCAGTCCAACATCTTCCACAACACcgacatcgtccagcagtgtgtcaccatctacaacatcgacatcgtccagcagtgtgacaccatctacaacatcgacattgTCCAGCAGTGGGTCAGCATCTAccacatcgacatcatctagcagtgtgacaccatctacaacatcgacatcatctagcagtgtcacaccatctacaacatcgacatcatctagcagtgtgacaccatctacaacatcgacatcatctagcagtgggtcaccatctacaacatcggcatcatctagcagtgtgacaccatctacaacatcaacatcgtctagcagtgtgacaccatctacaacatcgacatcatctagcagtgtgacaccatctacaacatcgacaacgtccagcagtgggtcaccatctacaacatcgacatcatctagcagtgtgacaccatctacaacatcgacatcaccaagtagtgtgacaccatctacaacatcgaccagcagtgggtcaccatctacaacatcgacctcatctagcagtgtgacaccatctacaacatcgacatcgtctagcagtgtgacaccatctacaacatcaacatcatctagcagtggatcaccatctacaacatcgacatcatctatcagtgggtcaccatctacaacatcgacatcatctagtagtgtgacaccatctacaacatcgacatcgtccagcagtgggtcaccatctacaacatcgacatcatctagcagtccAACATCTTCTACAACATGGACATCGTCCAtcagtgtgtcaccatctacaacatcgacatcatctagcagtgggtcaccatctacaacaacgacatcatctagtagtgtgacaccatctacaacatcgacattgtccagcagtgggtcaccatctacaacatcaacatcgtctagcagtgtgataccatctacaacatcgacatcatctagcagtgtgacatcatctacaacatcggcatcgtccagcagtgggtcaccatctacaacatcgacatcatctagcagtgtgacaccatctacaacatcgacatcctcTAGCAGTCCAACATCttccacaacatcgacatcatctagcaatgggtcaccatctacaacatcgacaacaTCTagtagtgtgacaccatctacaacatcgacatcgtctagcagtgcgtcaccatctacaacatcgacatcatctagcagttcAACATCTTCCACAACATCGACGTCATCCAGCAGTGtatcaccatctacaacatcgacatcatctagcagtgggtcaccatctacaacatcgacatcatctagtagtgtgacaccatctacaacatcgacatcgtccagcagtgggtcaccatctacaacatcaacatcatctagcagtgggtcaccatctacaacatcggcatcatctagcagtgtgacaccatctacaacatcaacatcgtctagcagtgtgacaccatctacaacatcgacatcatctagcagtgtgacaccatctacaacatcgacatcgtccagcagtgggtcaccatctacaacatcgacatcatctagcagtgtgacaccatctacaacatcgacatcaccaagtagtgtgacaccatctacaacatcgaccagcagtgggtcaccatctacaacatcgacctcatctagcagtgtgacaccatctacaacatcgacatcgtctagcagtgtgacaccatctacaacatcaacatcatctagcagtggatcaccatctacaacatcgacatcatctatcagtgggtcaccatctacaacatcgacatcatctagtagtgtgacaccatctacaacatcgacatcgtctagcagtgggtcaccatctacaacatcgacatcatctagcagtccAACATCTTCCACAACATGGACATCGTCCAtcagtgtgtcaccatctacaacatcgacatcatctagcagtgggtcaccatctacaacaacgacatcatctagtagtgtgacaccatctacaacatcgacattgtccagcagtgggtcaccatctacaacatcaacatcgtctagcagtgtgataccatctacaacatcgacatcatctagcagtgtgacatcatctacaacatcggcatcgtccagcagtgggtcaccatctacaacatcgacatcatctagcagtgtgacaccatctacaacatcgacatcctcTAGCAGTCCAACATCttccacaacatcgacatcatctagcaatgggtcaccatctacaacatcgacatcatctagtagtgtgacaccatttacaacatcgacatcgtctagcaatgggtcaccatctacaacatcgacatcatctagcagtccaacatcttccacaacatcgacatcgtccagcagtgtgtcaccatcaacaacatcgacattgtccagcagtgggtcaccatctacaacatcgacattaTCTAGCAGTGGGttaccatctacaacatcgacatcgcccagcagtgggtcaccatctacaacatcaacatcgtctagcagtgtgacaccatctacaacatcgacatcatctagcagtgtgacaccatctacaacatcgacatcgttcagcagtgggtcaccatctacaacatcgacatcatctagcagtgtgacaccatctacaacatcgacatcctcTAGCAGTGTGTTAcgatctacaacatcgacatcatctagcagtaggtcaccatctacaacatcgacatcatctagtagtgtgacaccatctacaacatcgacatcgtctagcagtgcgtcaccatctacaacatcgacatcatctagcagttcAACATCTTCCACAACATCGACGTCATCCAGCAGTGtatcaccatctacaacatcgacatcatctagcagtgggtcaccatctacaacatcgacatcatctagtagtgtgacaccatctacaacatcgacatcgtccagcagtgggtcaccatctacaacatcgacatcatctagcagtgtgacaccatctacaacatcgacatcatctagcagtgggtcaccatctacaacatcgacctcatctagcagtgtgacaccatctgcaacatcaacatcgtctagcagtgtgacatcatctacaacatcaacatcatctagcagtgggtcaccatctacaacatcgacattatctagcagtgtgacaccatctacaacatcaaaatcgtctagcagtgtgacaccatctacaacatcgacatcctcTAGCAGTCCAATATCTTCCACAACAGCGACATCATCTAgtaatgtgtatttttttttgttgtattatttttttttgcattaggATAGTGTCCTTTCatatatttatgtttttgaTTCTCAATTCAATACCATTTGTAGACAAAGAAATTTGCTGCTTCCATTTTGGTTCATTGAAAGGGTATAGATTCTAAAGAATTTTCCTTTGGTTTTATTGCTTAAACAAGCGAAATACTTTCAGGTATCTGAATTGTCTTGTAAATTGCTCTCATTTCAGTTTCGACCTCATCAGCAACTCCTACTACAGAACCTACTACAGTACCCCGTGAGtaataaatagtttttttcAACCTTATAGTTTTCATGATAGTCATTTTACGGTTAGACCGTGATCAAACATGTAAACCTCCCccacccaatattttcaaaaattataagggaaTGACCAAAAGGAGTATTTTCTTAATAAAGAATGAGGTCTGAATAATGTCTGCTACAGCACTGTATATCCAGTCGTTTTAACAGAGCTATTGAAATTATCCTACATACGTTTCAGCATCGTTTGCCATCTCTCGAGAACGTCTTTTCTACAATTTCCATATATTCGGTCACAATCGTTCACTGGtgtttatgaattttttttgtggAGATTAATTTGAAAATTTCATTAGCAGAACCAggttttttaaagaataattCAATCTCTatctaacctgagtatcaggcccaCCTGTGTTTCTATCGCGCCggcgagaaacaagacaagCGCCTGATACTAGTACTGTTCAGATCGCATGTTTTAATACCGGATTCCGGCATGGCTCctgattggtaaaaaaaaacggtaCACGAATGGGACGCGCTGATTGGTTTAGCTATATATAGTACCTTAGCCCATCGACTGCTTGTTCCCAGAGTAATGGCGGACACCAAAAAGTGCTTTTGACCTTGCGTTAGCAGGCATTTTCTTCGGAAAAATtccgcctgatactcaggttagatgTTCAAATGTTCAAGACCGGTCATTGCGtgtgtttatttctcattggtaTCGTTTTTCGAAGCGAAGATCTACTAGTTATATCAAAGGCGCTGGATGTCATAGAAGCTGCTTAATACTACAGACATCATTAGTCGTAGCTATAAAGTTTTTAGACAGACCAGGCGCCGAAAATTCGAGAAATTTGTCTGTTAGAGAACGAAGAATGCTTGGGATTGTTTGCGGCACTTCCCGAGAGTTGTTGATTGAGTgagcttatcaaataatggCATTTGTCTTTAAGCAGCGGTTAGTCTATTTAGACataaatgctgtttataatttgatttgggcaTTTGATTGTGCCACTGCGTGAGTCATTTGAAAATTGACAGCCGACGTATTTTGACAGTGGCCTGAAAAGGGGCGGCAGGAGTCgcgtctagtatttgtgtcaggcgtactttcatttttcctctccgacttttgaaaaataaaaccgCCCGATACTCCGGCTAATCTCTACCAAAGTCTACGGTCCAAAGTCTCCCTCAATTTGAACCCCTGGATCAACTGATTTGACATGAAAAGTGTGCTTTGAATGTATATAAtaagataaaatattattctagAATTCAAGGACTGTGTACGTTATGTTGTACCCTGATTCAACATTTCTTACAGCAAAACTTGTGGTCACCGTCCAATTCGAAATAAGGGTTATGATAACATGGGAAGTAGAATACACAGAAGAACTGAGATGTTTATGGAGATTGCAAGCCCTTATAGATTTGGTGAGTGCAAATTAATTCGGAATGTTCATTTGATATTAATCCCTGGCCAGGTGAAGAGCTCTACGTGTAAAGAGCACATTTATATTCGTGTTTTATGTTAATTTGAGATCGCGATGAACTTTTAAGTTAAATTTTATGTTTAAAAACATTACTCTCAACTAAGTTTAGAAATGCATATTGATAtcatatttttgaaaatatagtTATTAGATGGAAGACGTAAAGGCAGAAGAAGAGCCTGGGGTAGACTTAAAAGACTGATATGCAGGTAAGTCTAGATCTTCCCTGAGAAGACTCTTCCCCTTTCGAGGTTCATGCTGCaacccacctcccccccccccccccccaccccatctCCTTTAAAAAGTCTGGTCCCCCTACACAAGATGCATGAGCTCAGTAGCGGATTGTGTGACAGAGGTCAAAACAACTTCACAGAGGACTACTATAGTCGTACGAAGCACAGCCGTTCTCATTgttttgttacattttttcTGCTTTTTCAAAGACGTATCAGACATTTGTTCTGCTGTTAAAAGGTAGTTGTATTCGTGTTTTTAAGGAGAGGCAGTGTCATAGCAGATCTTCAAGTAGCCGTGAATACAACCGATGACCCAAATGCAGGTCAAGCGTTTGTATCAGATGTGCAAGAGCAAGTGCAGAGCGGTTCACTCGGCAACTTCACTCTAGATGCGAATCATCCACTAGGAGCAAAACTCACAACAACAAGTAAGTTTAGAAGGCTATACTCTTGAGTGGTATAAACATGTTCAGtacacagggccgtagcatgGGGTGGGGCGCGGGACGTACGACAAGTATTGCCATGGAAACACAAGTGTATGTCTTTTGTTGGCACTGTTCTGGCATTCTTGCATCGAACCAGTAGAAATCAAACAGTAAAACACAGAACGATGTTGTCTTTCTTGCCTTCTCTCAATGATCAGCTGATGAACGTTTTTCGAATCTTCCCTACGGAAAAACGAGCTTGAAAATCGGAAGAACGATCTTGTCTTCGGAAGAGCGATCTTGTCTATGGAAAAACAAGCTTTTCTTTGGAAGAACAATCTTGACTTTGAAGGAACGATCTTTAAAATCAGAAATTGTTCCTAGCAGAAACTTGATAGCGTTCTGCATAATTTCTACGATACGATATTTTTCGTTCATAGCGTGACACGGAAATTTTTTCCGTGGCCACGAAAGGAAAATCCGTGGGCACAAGAGCCgtttaaaaaaacttaaaaagccGTTGACACGGCCGTCTGGATTCCGTGTCAACGAATCAAACACACGGGTCGCGAGTCGTAGATTTCAGTCGTATGCAAACAAGTCCAGGTGTCACAGTCTTGACGTACCTGACGTCATAAAGGCGCCGCAAACACCGAAGTCGGTAT contains:
- the LOC116604690 gene encoding uncharacterized protein LOC116604690; this translates as MITWEVEYTEELRCLWRLQALIDLLLDGRRKGRRRAWGRLKRLICRRGSVIADLQVAVNTTDDPNAGQAFVSDVQEQVQSGSLGNFTLDANHPLGAKLTTTTVIGDPTSTTPTNKSNVDDMTLILLILLSVFIGVLVLALHTGHKTLQKRQGFSCQISILDGARFQRTGAEFTNLARRIFASFGK